The Candidatus Polarisedimenticolia bacterium genome window below encodes:
- a CDS encoding alcohol dehydrogenase catalytic domain-containing protein, whose amino-acid sequence MGERMMRAVVMREFGGPDALRLEEVPAPEPGSLREREVLIRVKAVGVCYHDIINRLGNLPRTKLPSILGHEIAGEIVAVGTGVPALRPGHRVATIQRVHCGRCDLCKRGRSTLCKEGVFFGEEIPG is encoded by the coding sequence ATGGGAGAGCGGATGATGCGGGCGGTCGTGATGCGGGAGTTCGGCGGGCCGGATGCGCTGCGCCTCGAAGAAGTCCCCGCCCCGGAACCGGGCTCGCTTCGCGAGCGCGAGGTCCTGATCCGGGTGAAGGCGGTCGGGGTGTGCTACCACGACATCATCAACCGTCTCGGCAACCTGCCGCGCACCAAGCTCCCGTCGATCCTGGGGCACGAAATCGCCGGGGAGATCGTCGCGGTTGGGACCGGCGTGCCGGCGCTCCGCCCGGGCCACCGGGTCGCCACCATCCAGCGGGTCCACTGCGGACGCTGCGACCTGTGCAAGCGCGGCCGCTCGACCCTGTGCAAGGAAGGGGTCTTCTTCGGAGAGGAGATTCCCGGC